From Brassica oleracea var. oleracea cultivar TO1000 chromosome C3, BOL, whole genome shotgun sequence, a single genomic window includes:
- the LOC106329326 gene encoding non-functional pseudokinase ZED1-like — translation MRPWRRKKVSEQREWFLKNGSTFLQELIADSNGISNPIRFFSSDQILKATDRFHPNCFISRHRFFTWYKGVIEDRPYAIKKFTDSWFSEESEREVYNDIVLSSRVSNHSSFLKLLGCSLEFPLPVIVFEYPENEVLNERGACVVDGTLLPWKVRLKIAKEVASAVTYLHTAFPRIIIHRDIKPTNVFLDKNWNAKLTDFTFSVSLPVGKSWIKDKVVGTFGYIDPVYFSRGLVTEYTDVFSFGIFMFVLLLGKPASFPGSDGYHCNILDYVKDLQERGEPVEFVGGSNDMMPGQMKMFLDLALRCCKERSEDRPKMILVAKEIKLLAKGSHDCSEDGQI, via the coding sequence ATGAGACCCTGGAGAAGAAAGAAGGTGAGCGAGCAGAGGGAGTGGTTCTTGAAAAACGGCAGCACTTTCCTACAAGAACTCATCGCAGATTCCAACGGTATTTCAAACCCGATCCGGTTCTTCTCTTCGGATCAAATCCTCAAGGCCACGGATCGATTCCATCCAAACTGCTTTATCTCTCGTCACAGATTCTTCACCTGGTACAAGGGCGTCATCGAAGACCGACCTTACGCGATCAAGAAATTCACAGATTCATGGTTTTCAGAAGAGAGTGAGCGAGAGGTTTACAACGACATCGTCTTATCTTCTCGGGTAAGCAACCATAGTAGCTTTCTCAAACTTTTAGGATGCTCTCTCGAGTTTCCACTTCCGGTTATTGTATTCGAATACCCAGAGAATGAAGTTTTGAACGAGCGAGGAGCTTGCGTCGTTGACGGCACGTTATTGCCTTGGAAAGTTCGCTTGAAGATTGCCAAGGAGGTGGCCAGTGCTGTGACTTATCTCCACACGGCTTTCCCTAGGATTATTATTCACAGAGATATCAAGCCGACTAATGTTTTCTTGGATAAGAACTGGAATGCTAAGCTGACTGATTTCACGTTTTCGGTATCACTCCCTGTGGGGAAGTCATGGATTAAGGATAAAGTGGTGGGAACTTTCGGTTACATAGATCCGGTTTACTTCTCCAGGGGTTTAGTGACGGAATACACAGATGTGTTCAGTTTTGGAATCTTTATGTTCGTTCTTTTGTTGGGAAAACCGGCAAGTTTCCCTGGATCAGATGGGTATCATTGTAATATTCTTGATTATGTGAAGGATCTACAGGAGAGAGGAGAACCTGTTGAATTCGTGGGTGGTTCGAACGATATGATGCCTGGTCAGATGAAAATGTTTCTCGATCTGGCACTGAGATGCTGCAAGGAGAGGAGTGAAGACAGGCCAAAGATGATTTTGGTAGCAAAAGAGATTAAGCTACTAGCAAAAGGATCCCATGATTGTTCTGAGGATGGTCAAATTTAA
- the LOC106335867 gene encoding receptor-like protein kinase THESEUS 1 has product MVFITRPLVLLVLFLSCSALYTPPDNYLISCGSSQNITFQGRTFVPESLFLKTGNSSVAASTNSNSSNISIYQTACVFSGLASYRFKIASPGRHWIRLHFSPIKNYTWNLTSASITVLTDDFVLLNNVSLSNQIFKEYTVNVATDSLTLTFIPSNSYSVAFVNAIEVVSVPDTLIPDQATTLNPSSPVALSHLAFETVYRLNMGGPLLTPENDTLGRRWENDAEYLHVNSSVLVVTANPSSIRYSVSATQETAPNMVYATADMMGEDANVASPSFNLTWVLPVDPSFSYFVRVHFCDIVSQAMNTLVFNLYVNDDLAHRSLDLSSLTNGLRVPYFDDYVTHTSGESLTVSVGPDSLADITNATMSGLEVLKISNDAKSLSGVSSVKSLILPGEGSIKKVVIIGSAVVAVTSVLLIAVCCYCCLAASRKKSLQEGGNGNGKGNGHPWLPLPLYGLSQTSHKSNTASCISLASTHLGRCFMFQEIMEATNKFDECSLLGVGGFGRVYRGTLEDGTKVAVKRGNPRSEQGMAEFRTEIEMLSKLRHRHLVSLIGYCDERSEMILVYEYMANGPLRSHLYGGELPPLSWKQRLEVCIGAARGLHYLHTGGASEGIIHRDVKTTNILLDENLVAKVADFGLSKTGPSLDQTHVSTAVKGSFGYLDPEYFRRQQLTEKSDVYSFGVVLMEVLCCRPALNPVLPREQVNIAEWAMVWQKKGLLDQIMDGNLTGKVNTASLKKFGETAEKCLEEYGVDRPSMGDVLWNLEYALQLEETSSALMEADDNSTNHIHGIPMAPMESFDNSMSIVDRGGVNSGTGTGTGTDDDATTSAVFSQLVHPRGR; this is encoded by the coding sequence ATGGTGTTCATTACAAGACCACTTGTTCTTCTTGTTCTGTTCCTCTCTTGTTCTGCCTTGTACACTCCGCCAGATAACTACCTAATCTCTTGTGGCTCGTCGCAGAACATAACCTTCCAAGGCAGAACCTTCGTTCCAGAGTCTCTCTTCCTCAAAACCGGAAACTCCTCCGTAGCAGCATCAACCAACTCCAACTCCAGCAATATCTCCATCTACCAAACCGCTTGCGTCTTCTCCGGTTTAGCTTCGTACCGGTTCAAAATCGCATCACCGGGCCGACATTGGATCCGCCTCCATTTCTCCCCAATCAAAAACTACACCTGGAACCTAACCTCCGCTTCGATCACAGTCCTAACCGACGACTTCGTCCTCTTGAACAACGTCTCGCTCAGTAACCAAATCTTCAAGGAGTACACAGTCAACGTCGCCACAGACTCCTTAACGCTGACTTTCATCCCTTCGAACAGCTACTCCGTGGCGTTCGTCAACGCGATCGAAGTCGTCTCTGTTCCGGACACCCTTATCCCCGACCAAGCCACAACTCTAAACCCTTCCTCTCCCGTCGCTCTCTCCCACCTCGCGTTCGAAACAGTCTACAGGCTAAACATGGGAGGACCGTTGCTGACTCCGGAGAACGACACGTTGGGGAGACGATGGGAGAACGACGCGGAGTATCTCCACGTGAACAGCTCCGTTCTCGTAGTAACAGCTAACCCATCTTCTATCAGATACTCTGTCTCCGCGACGCAGGAAACAGCTCCCAACATGGTTTACGCTACTGCTGATATGATGGGAGAAGATGCCAACGTGGCGTCTCCGAGTTTTAACTTGACTTGGGTTCTCCCTGTAGATCCGAGTTTCAGCTACTTTGTTCGTGTACACTTCTGCGATATCGTGAGTCAAGCGATGAACACGCTAGTGTTCAATCTTTACGTGAATGATGATCTCGCTCACAGGAGTCTTGACCTGTCTTCGTTGACTAACGGTCTCAGAGTTCCGTACTTTGACGATTACGTCACCCACACGTCTGGTGAGTCTTTGACCGTTAGCGTTGGGCCTGACTCTCTAGCTGATATCACCAACGCGACTATGAGTGGGTTAGAGGTTTTGAAGATTAGTAACGACGCTAAGAGCTTAAGCGGCGTTTCTTCAGTTAAGTCTCTTATCCTCCCTGGAGAAGGTTCCATCAAGAAAGTTGTTATCATCGGCTCCGCGGTTGTTGCGGTTACATCGGTTCTGTTGATCGCGGTTTGCTGCTATTGCTGTTTAGCTGCTTCGAGGAAGAAAAGTCTTCAAGAAGGCGGTAACGGTAACGGTAAGGGTAACGGACATCCGTGGCTGCCGTTACCTTTATACGGACTCTCTCAGACTTCTCACAAGAGCAACACGGCGAGCTGCATTTCGTTGGCCTCCACGCATCTCGGCCGCTGCTTTATGTTCCAAGAAATCATGGAGGCTACCAACAAGTTCGACGAGTGCTCGCTGCTCGGTGTTGGCGGGTTCGGCCGGGTTTATAGAGGGACGTTAGAAGACGGGACGAAAGTCGCTGTCAAGAGAGGAAACCCGAGGTCGGAACAAGGCATGGCTGAGTTCAGAACCGAGATCGAAATGCTGTCGAAACTCAGGCACAGACACCTCGTCTCGCTGATCGGGTACTGCGACGAGAGATCGGAGATGATTCTTGTATACGAATACATGGCGAACGGACCGCTGAGGAGTCATCTCTACGGAGGTGAGCTTCCTCCGCTGTCGTGGAAACAAAGACTCGAGGTTTGCATCGGTGCAGCGAGGGGGTTGCATTACCTGCACACCGGCGGGGCATCGGAGGGCATCATACACCGCGACGTGAAGACTACTAACATCTTACTAGACGAGAATCTAGTGGCGAAGGTCGCGGATTTTGGTTTATCCAAAACCGGACCTTCGCTTGATCAAACTCATGTGAGCACTGCGGTTAAAGGAAGCTTTGGGTATCTCGACCCGGAGTACTTCAGGAGACAGCAGTTAACCGAGAAGTCAGACGTGTACTCGTTCGGGGTTGTTCTGATGGAAGTGCTCTGTTGTAGACCGGCTTTAAACCCGGTTTTGCCGAGGGAGCAAGTGAACATAGCTGAATGGGCAATGGTTTGGCAGAAGAAGGGTCTTCTTGATCAGATCATGGACGGTAACTTAACCGGGAAAGTGAACACTGCGTCTTTGAAGAAATTTGGTGAAACGGCTGAGAAGTGTTTAGAGGAGTATGGAGTGGATAGGCCGTCGATGGGAGATGTGTTGTGGAACTTGGAGTACGCGTTGCAGCTGGAAGAAACGTCTTCGGCTTTAATGGAGGCTGATGATAATAGTACAAACCATATTCATGGGATTCCGATGGCGCCAATGGAGTCGTTTGATAATAGTATGAGTATAGTTGATAGAGGAGGAGTAAACTCGGGGACAGGGACAGGGACAGGGACTGATGATGATGCGACTACGAGTGCTGTGTTTTCGCAGCTTGTTCATCCTCGTGGAAGGTAG
- the LOC106329786 gene encoding pumilio homolog 15-like, producing MRSILCIIVLVHGHGVKISNELKFQKDLNMSCFSADDRIKERTLKPGTHWEFNFGLNVVGNTRYMCTLKQEPGFKHHQSFRAFKRRGLWDWRAREDGIYLTRKKIGTTT from the exons ATGCGTTCAAT CCTATGCATAATTGTACTCGTACACGGCCATGGAGTGAAGATTTCGAACGAACTCAAATTCCAGAAAGATCTTAATATGAGTTGTTTTTCCGCAGACGACAGGATAAAAGAAAGAACATTAAAACCAGGAACTCATTGGGAATTCAATTTCGGTTTGAATGTTGTGGGGAACACGCGTTACATGTGCACCTTGAAACAAGAACCTGGATTTAAACACCATCAGAGCTTTAGAGCATTTAAAAGACGTGGTTTATGGGATTGGAGAGCTAGAGAAGATGGCATCTATTTAACAAGAAAAAAAATCGGAACAACCACATAA
- the LOC106328559 gene encoding uncharacterized protein LOC106328559, whose protein sequence is MDPDSDHPHLPTIKIHHPPSPRHSPHHHHNHSSSATPTPTAGARRKIGVAIDLSYESAFAVRWAVDHYIRPGDAVVLLHVSPTSVLYGADWGPLPLKAPQDPPSLQPSQEDFDAFTSSKVADLAKPLKESGFPYKIHIVKDHDMRERLCLEIERLGLSAVIMGSRGFGAEKKKKGSDGRLGSVSDYCVHHCVCPVVVVRFPDDHRDGPVVTVKTGGDDDGDEDGIGAAPHHHEHIKDD, encoded by the exons ATGGATCCAGATTCCGACCACCCTCACCTCCCCACGATCAAAATCCACCACCCTCCTTCCCCTCGCCACTCCCCCCACCACCACCACAACCACTCCTCCTCCGCAACCCCAACTCCCACCGCCGGCGCCCGCCGCAAAATCGGCGTCGCGATCGACCTATCCTACGAAAGCGCCTTCGCCGTCCGCTGGGCCGTGGACCACTACATCCGCCCCGGAGACGCCGTCGTCCTCCTCCACGTCTCCCCAACCTCCGTCCTCTACGGCGCCGACTGGGGACCTCTCCCCCTCAAAGCCCCGCAAGATCCTCCCTCCCTTCAGCCTAGCCAGGAGGACTTCGACGCCTTCACTTCCTCCAAGGTCGCGGATCTGGCGAAACCCTTGAAGGAGAGTGGGTTTCCGTATAAGATCCATATAGTGAAGGATCACGATATGAGGGAGAGGCTGTGTTTGGAGATCGAGAGGCTGGGGCTCAGCGCTGTGATTATGGGGAGTAGAGGGTTTGGTGCTGAGAAGAAGAAGAAAGGGAGTGATGGGAGGTTGGGGTCTGTTAGTGATTATTGTGTTCATCACTGTGTTTGCCCTGTTGTTGTTGTTAGATTCCCTGATGATCATCGTGATGGGCCTGTTGTTACTGTCAAGACTGGTGGGGATGATGATGGTGATGAAGATGGTATTGGTGCTGCTCCTCATCATCATGAACACATCAAAG ATGATTAA